A genomic region of Bactrocera dorsalis isolate Fly_Bdor chromosome 3, ASM2337382v1, whole genome shotgun sequence contains the following coding sequences:
- the LOC105222851 gene encoding uncharacterized protein LOC105222851 yields the protein MSHKLKIAIYMLWLALGAMQSADGQSISNTVHRTQAATERVNDLSCYECDTMDHGEACVDVMTRNLTNFIRKCKGEEFICMVKRFSYTTSTENSTSAPKMWSLDRRCAVTCESGCIVIGERTKLYACTSCCEKSLCNTGRGRAVSTFQRVETGIGTYWCAAMVATLLQRLLLHSNQSLLEI from the exons ATGTCGCACAAACTGAAAATAGCAATATACATGCTTTGGCTGGCATTGGGAGCGATGCAATCAG CTGATGGACAATCGATTTCGAATACGGTGCATCGCACGCAAGCTGCCACGGAGCGCGTTAATGATCTCTCCTGCTACGAATGTGATACGATGGACCATGGCGAGGCGTGCGTGGATGTCATGACGCGCAATCTAACCAATTTCATACGCAAATGCAAGGGTGAGGAGTTCATTTGTATG GTGAAACGTTTCTCATACACAACCAGCACGGAGAACTCCACCAGCGCACCAAAAATGTGGTCGCTGGATCGACGCTGCGCTGTAACCTGTGAGTCCGGCTGCATCGTGATCGGCGAGCGAACGAAGCTGTACGCTTGCACCTCGTGCTGTGAAAAGTCGCTCTGCAATACGGGACGCGGACGGGCCGTGAGCACTTTCCAGCGCGTCGAAACGGGCATTGGCACATACTGGTGTGCCGCAATGGTGGCAACATTGTTGCAGCGACTACTCCTACACAGCAATCAATCCCTGTTGGAAATCTGA
- the LOC105222850 gene encoding uncharacterized protein LOC105222850 → MHKKKPKSIYTSRSSYSDRAKKENESFKEVIVPVQAIETALLLLNSQEDAVLVTVFKNITEYARKQDENVEELKRLKLLDLLLEKKFYMTSDAVMIRRFATYLACTLVESMDVLRDLEPARVIFILGICLEAYLMEVDDFSLEYLTVIINKCLQDPQVANEMLQKSDFLEKFFMQVSSTENPDILWQSFEAIHKMLLLLDAEKLLAFSTLPTFPIDRVLCDILNEFVDIRSAALKIVKDLIVDTSDKSAFADVSRCVFTLQQLTQLFCDYAITDHGNEAIEALATAMRTEKVTQLFFEHNFFDRIMQNVAAHLLEYAASVKCKVIWIFAENAKYEHFLQRIYEANVTDLFLDCLLQVDPYGPAPYVITGMNRMMKNPNAANRILQFYEAGVIERLASIISQPGIDIRTREQAADLIGNLLRFAFHDTAHQLLALQISLVLGRIFGQQPQDLSIDFLLSLLNIIEQLAQNEDYREILGESTLLTMNIALMLKNSFATAILVNNIFRCLCTLADEAPVRTVLLSHYIAPSMKRGLKSLSNLVKTSVTNFIMQTARFPEMVHEYIEAGVLEVLILNQRLAMCVSTWGPAIEAILSKCPSLKFCIRNHLGFTDSTAGNDFLVSKRKFDDFRVFQNILKEDVSPLHPILVVNFERKVSPPDLIIEVPIECFPLDERPDVAGSWCYCRKPGDSELPRILDLLNEELEKYGLMQNPAKMSRCIDFDNLAKRAKVIAEIVEAALCSNLKRLDLNTTEECSNHTVKCHLYDIARALHCNFIPIGMVHTGCQFERAILFKALADQIGLPCTLQRAVDGRLLFNEVPLPVEIDHDPHCDKKTMKFMPWRMLRPTHIVDLMFHVGELYPIQSRQALQYLRLY, encoded by the exons ATGCACAAGAAAAAACCAAAGAGTATTTACACTTCGCGCTCCTCATACTCAGACCGTGCCAAGAAGGAGAACGAGTCTTTCAAGGAGGTGATCGTGCCTGTACAAGCGATCGAAACAGCGCTGTTGTTGCTCAACTCACAGGAGGACGCAGTGCTGGTAACCGTGTTCAAGAACATCACCGAGTATGCGCGCAAGCAGGACGAAAACGTGGAGGAACTCAAAAGATTGAAACTGCTCGATTTGCTATTGGAGAAGAAGTTCTATATGACATCCGATGCGGTAATGATCCGACGTTTCGCCACATACTTGGCTTGTACGCTAGTTGAGAGCATGGATGTGTTGCGTGATTTGGAGCCGGCGagagtgatttttattttaggaaTATGTTTGGAGGCGTATTTAATGGAAGTGGATGATTTTAGTCTGGAATATTTAACGGTGATCATAAATAAGTGCCTGCAAGATCCACAAGTGGCAAATGAAATGTTACAAAAGAGTGATTTCCTGGAGAAGTTCTTCATGCAGGTCTCAAGCACCGAAAATCCGGACATCTTGTGGCAATCCTTCGAGGCCATACACaaaatgttgctgctgttggacGCCGAAAAGTTGCTGGCGTTCAGCACATTGCCAACATTTCCAATCGACCGTGTGCTTTGCGATATCTTAAACGAATTTGTGGACATACGCAGCGCAGCGCTGAAGATCGTCAAAGATCTGATTGTGGACACGAGCGATAAGTCCGCATTCGCCGACGTAAGTCGTTGTGTATTCACGCTACAGCAATTGACACAACTATTTTGCGATTACGCCATCACCGATCACGGCAACGAAGCGATCGAGGCATTGGCCACGGCAATGCGTACCGAGAAGGTGACACAACTCTTTTTCGAGCATAATTTCTTCGATCGCATTATGCAGAATGTGGCCGCTCATTTGCTGGAGTATGCAGCGAGTGTGAAGTGCAAGGTGATTTGGATCTTTGCCGAGAACGCAAAATATGAGCACTTCCTACAGCGCATCTACGAGGCAAATGTGACGGATCTATTCCTGGATTGTCTATTGCAAGTGGATCCGTATGGCCCAGCGCCCTATGTGATAACTGGTATGAATCGCATGATGAAGAACCCGAATGCGGCCAATCGCATATTACAGTTCTATGAAGCGGGCGTGATAGAGCGTTTGGCAT CCATCATTTCTCAACCTGGCATCGATATACGCACACGCGAACAGGCTGCCGATTTGATTGGCAATTTACTGCGCTTCGCTTTCCATGACACCGCGCACCAGTTGTTGGCACTACAAATTTCTCTGGTTCTGGGTCGCATATTTGGTCAACAGCCACAGGATCTGTCTATTGACTTTTTACTATCGCTGTTAAATATCATCGAGCAGTTGGCGCAAAATGAGGACTATCGCGAAATTTTGGGTGAATCAACACTGCTCACCATGAATATTGCGCTCATGCTGAAG AACTCCTTCGCCACGGCAATACTGGTGAATAACATATTCCGCTGTCTCTGCACTTTGGCTGATGAGGCGCCAGTACGGACCGTGCTACTCTCACACTACATCGCACCGTCCATGAAGCGCGGTCTGAAGTCTCTCTCGAATCTGGTTAAGACCTCAGTAACGAATTTCATTATGCAAACCGCACGTTTTCCCGAAATGGTGCATGAATACATCGAGGCGGGTGTTTTAGAAGT aCTTATTTTAAACCAGCGTCTGGCTATGTGTGTGTCCACTTGGGGACCTGCCATCGAGGCTATACTTTCCAAGTGCCCAAGTCTTAAGTTTTGCATACGCAACCACCTCGGTTTCACAGATAGCACTGCTGGCAATGACTTTCTTGTCTCCAAACGGAAGTTCGATGATTTTCGCGTTTTCCAAAACATTCTCAAAGAGGATGTTTCACCGCTACATCCGATTTTAGTCGTCAATTTCGAGCGCAAAGTATCACCACCAGATCTGATTATAGAAGTACCTATAGAATGTTTCCCGTTGGATGAGCGTCCCGATGTTGCGGGTAGCTGGTGTTACTGTCGTAAACCAGGTGATAGCGAACTACCGCGCATATTGGATTTACTAAATGAAGAACTGGAA AAATACGGTTTAATGCAAAATCCCGCGAAAATGAGTCGTTGTATTGACTTCGATAACTTGGCCAAGCGTGCCAAAGTCATCGCCGAGATAGTAGAGGCTGCACTTTGCAGTAACCTTAAACGTCTGGATCTCAACACCACCGAAGAGTGCTCCAATCACACTGTCAAGTGTCATTTGTACGACATAGCTCGTGCGCTGCATTGCAACTTCATACCCATTGGCATGGTACACACTGGTTGCCAGTTCGAGCGCGCAATCCTCTTCAAAGCTCTGGCCGATCAAATCGGTTTGCCGTGTACCTTGCAACGCGCCGTCGACGGTCGTCTATTATTCAACGAAGTGCCACTGCCAGTGGAGATTGATCATGACCCTCACTGCGATAAGAAGACTATGAAATTTATGCCTTGGCGCATGTTGCGACCCACACATATTGTCGATTTGATGTTCCATGTCGGTGAACTGTATCCCATACAGAGTCGGCAAGCGCTGCAGTATTTGAGATTGTATTAG